Genomic window (Musa acuminata AAA Group cultivar baxijiao chromosome BXJ1-9, Cavendish_Baxijiao_AAA, whole genome shotgun sequence):
tcacgccttaggcaattccaactaaaaccgtgacattgtggtatcaaagcgaTGTTATCTGTCTTCAACATAAATTGCGATCCGAAAATATAGTGacaccaaactcgtaggcagtagaTCATCACTGTCATCTCCTTTGTCGTTgcatcctcctcttttcttcccccTCCTTCCTTATTGTTTATTTACCCTTCTACATCATTTTCTCTCCGTCAACAACAATGACGATGGAGGTGATAGTAGGGAACGATAAAGGTATTtacaagattaaaaaataaaggaTATCATTTGGAAAAAATCAAAATAGGAAATATCTATCTTTTGAGAGAAGACTGAAAAACAAGATTTTCTAGAGAAATCACCTTTAATTTAATATCTTAATTTCATAATTTATTCTTGTATTCCATCTCTAGATTCAGTGAATCAATTTCGATATGAATTAAAATAACAAGGAAGATGATTGACGAACCCACACATCCAATGACATACAATAGAGGAAAGAGAACCTTCGATAATAAgaagatgaaaataatattttagagcTTCTAATCCAAATTAAATTGGCGTAATCCTATTGagtatatttttttagaaaaaaaacctTCATGACGCTGAATTTTACTTTCACATTATCAAATGTGATTTTATTTCATAAACGATAAAAATATAAACACGATTATATTTCTCTCGCAAGCTATCCACACTAAACATGTGCGAGATATACAAGGAAAAATGTACTAGAAAAGCGGATGAAGCAAATGAAATGAATTCAATGAATGCGGTACAAATTGCTTTTGTCAGGACGAGACAAAATAATGGAACATGGATCGACACTCTTAACAGTAGATCAAAAGAGTGTTCCATATGCATGCAGATAACAGagatgaattgttgccatgagacgATGCAAGCCACACACGCTTCTTATTCGACACCGCCAATGCCATGAAACATTCAAGGAAGAGTCTTTGCTTGTTTTAGTTTGCTTGCTcgtcagaagaagaagatgttgaCCTTCGTTTTTGTGAGTTGACCTTGTTTGAGATTAAACAAAAGAAAACGATAGAAGATATAAATTATACTTGCTAACGTATTTATACTCTTCCATGTGGGAATGGAACTCAGCGAATGTCTAATTGTCAGTCTAATGGGTTAATGGTCTATTAATTTTGTTTGGCTATCGAGGCGGCCTAGTCCAATGATAACTCCACGTTGCGAATAGTCATTTTCTATCTAAACCTTTATGCTCAAATACTAAATTAGCTTTAATATCAAATGTCATGCTTTTTGTAAGTCAATTTTAGTCTTTTTTCATTTCTAATGTTAGAGTGTTACATTCgtaaaatattgagtttcaagtaaataatagataaaaattatattttaaatatatattgatataattattattttataaaaaatatatttcaaaagctcattatgtaataattttttctaatattttaagatttatttaaaattatatatattttttatttaaattaataagtaaataaaaataaaaataatatatataatctttaaaaaattgtatggattaaatatataataaataatacatataattatataaataaataaaatttcatctgATAAAAGATATAggtaatcttataattttagataatattataGGGTCTCTTgagaatttaaaaaaatttatctttttaagtTTTCTATATTGATTGGTGGGTTACATAAATATTTTTGAATTCTTATAATTAAACACGTGGAGGACCAGAAATTaatgtatgaaaaaaaaaattgttttcaaaaaataattaaaaaaaaagattcaatTGCATCTAAATTTTTGGAAAGAGAATGATGCAATATAATATTTTGTTTGATGCTCTTAGAGTTTCTTTTTTATGGATCTAAAGAGAGTGAAAGAAATAATGAGAAAGATTATGATGTATAAGGAACTTTATACTTGGGTTTGAGCTAATTTGTAATTAATCATGATAAATAACTTGACTATGCAAGGAGGGTTTAACCATATAAAATTTAtcttcattatttttttattatcgatTTTTTCCATtaccttctctttctctctctctctttttcctcAAAACAATAACCCTATGAGATGTCAAATGAAATTAATGATCAATTGGGTTTATAGATTCaccatataatataattaaatgtcAGATATAGAATATTCTACAAGAAAAATGAATCTCGAAACGTTGAAGCTGAACTACTAGTCATaaaattttgagattcataatttcatttttaactttttaagataatattattttagGATAATTATAGATTATTGTATGTACTCGGACTCTATTAACACTTTaattttttatacttaaaaaatttatattatgatctttatagatttaaaaataaaataaataacctCATTTATCTGAACTACGAAAAACATATCATATGACATCACATGGATATGAATatgattaacaaaaaaaataatttcaatgtctatttaatttataataactttacaggcaaaaagataatttcaacatatCACGTCatggaaagaaaagaaatattaaaagtatcttttttttcatcacttttatatttattttatgtcatGTGCTTTCTTTTTCATCAATGCAACTAATAATATTAGGacaaatgagattatttattATACTTTTAGAATGATAAGGATTTGtgtaaatttttttaatacaaaTACCGtaatcccctcccccccccctctccatGGAGAATTCTACATTGTACTTAACatcaaagagaaaaaagaaggtaGTCTACCATCCATTTCCATTGTCATAAAGATATGATGAGTCTTTTTTCCTATGGTGGTTCACCTAATAAGAATCATAGCAATTATACCACTATCATTGTCTTTCACCAAGAAATAGCTACTATTTGGATTGTTACAATTGTTATCTTATGTTACACATATTTTACACTATGTCAAGTTTGCATTTTTCAATCAAGATTCTCATAAATCAAATATAAACACCAAATTTCATCACAATCAACCTCATAATGAATGCATTgcttagtttttttttataaataggatGGGATAATCACAATAAAAATAATAGTTATAAAATTTTGAcgtcataaaaatattatttttatcaaataaataaaaaaaatatttgaataattatatttatattattattaataaatatctCCGCTCCGGACGAGCCTACGCGAGCCATAATCGACACCTGTGAGTGGAACCCTAAATAAAATAAGAAGAGCAAAATTGGCAAGTCCTCCTTCGACTAAAGCGAAACGGCGCCGCGTTCTTTACTCTCCCCTTACACGACGTGCCTTGGCCTACCGGCTTCAGCGATCCTTCTTCTCGCCGCCTCAACCAACCCGTCAGATCAGATAGCGTAACTGCCCAACGCCGTCCTTCCCCATCTCTCCGCTTTCCCTTTGCTCCACTCTCCTTCTTCGCCTTCCGGCCCTCGCGACCATGATTTCCACCGCTAGTGGACCCAAAACCGTCGTCACCGGCTACCCTGCTGCCACCGCCGGCTCATCCTACCCCTACCCGGCTCCGCCGCCAGCCTCCTACTACCCTAATGGCCATCCGCCCCCACCCCCGCCCCAGCCGCTGTACTACCCCGCGGCTTACCCCGCCGCCGCCCCTCCTCCCCGCTACAACACCGCtttcctccgccgcctcctctcCATCGCTGttgccctcttcctcctcttcggccTCATCACGCTCATCGTCTGGCTCGTCCTCCGCCCCCGCTTACCGGAGTTCACCGTCTCCTCTGCTACCGTCTCTGGTTTCAACCTTTCCACCTCGCAGCAGCTGCTGTCCGCCGACTTCGATCTCAATCTTACCGTCCATAATCCCAACAGCAAGATGGGGATCTACTACGACCACGTCGCCGCTGCCGTCCTCTATGGTTCCGACCCCCTGTCCGAGACCTCGCTCGCGCCTTTCTATCAGGCGAAAGGGGCGACCACCGCTCTCCGCGCTCGGCTTGTGGCAGTCGGGATGTACGTCGATTCCAACGTGGTGAAGGGGATCAACTCGGACCGTGGCCGAGGCGATGGGGCCGTGCGCTTCCAGGCTAGGGTTTCGGCGTGGGTGAGGTTTAAGCCCGGGGCATGGAAGACGAGATGGCACACGATGAGGGTCTACTGCGATGATGTCCCGATTGGTTTGAGAAATGGGACAACTGCAGCGACCACGGGTTACCTTGTCGGCTCGACACCAAAGAAATGCGTGGTTAATCTCTGAGTAAGTTTGTGAATGGTTAGCTTCTTCTGATCATCTTTACTTTTCTGGGATAACGTCCGGTATTGCAAGAGCAACCTGCTGTGGTCTTGTAACAGATTGCCTGAGATTTATCTATTATAAATTTAAGGTATAACTATGAGAAATTCTACTGTAAATTATTAGTTGATGTTATGTAGTATAAGTTCTGTTTTTACATGTGTGTATTCTCCGTTCTATCTTCTAATTATTGTATATGTTCTTAGCACGCCCTAAATTTTGGATCATAGCATCCATAATGTGCAGCAGTTCCTAATGTCAATCATCAATAAGTAGTTTTTTTTAATAGGTGACACAAGTTCGATTATATGATTCTTTCCTGAATTGTGTTAATCATATTCACTTTTTCACCTTGAAGGTGGAGTTGTTTAGTGTGGCTCATTTATGGACTGCCAGACCACAGTTTCTTTTCTCTTAAATGAAAAAATGTAATTTAATGGGTATCATATAGGAAAGGCAGCTAGTTTACGAAGGCCTAAGTGAGGGAAGCATATGCCAACCGAAATGAATGAGTTCTACCTTAGTGATACCTTTAAGAAGTTATATTGCTGACCTTAACACAAGGCAACAATGTCTTTCAAAACTAAACAAAATGCTTCAAGGGGTTAAGAAATCAAGAACTCATTGAGAAGTTGGAGTGAGAACATGAAAGAGGGGAAGCTATCAAGAATCGTTGCAGATCGATGCTAAGTTTCTTATAAAATTTCAGATCACttttctttggttttttcaaGGATCGAAGATGGGGAAATAGTAGTAGGTGTGAAATTAGTGAAGACGGGAAGATTTTAACACAAATGGCACATGGAGGCTTTAATTCTCACAAAGAAATTCCAGATCAGTTCTCTTTGTTTTGTCTTTCGGATGTAAGAATTCTTTGTTATAGACTTATAGTATTTAGCAATTTGAGTCCAATTAGGACTTGCGATTAGCCAACATGGGAAGATATATGTATTTTTTCAAGAGAGaaagacaaaaaataaaataaaataaaggaatTCAAGTGAGAGAAAAATGGACATTGATTGGAAGAAAAGAAACAATAGGTGCCCACTTATTTGGATGGAACAAAGATCAACTTAAAGAAAAAAATGTAGAGATTTTCCAGACCCTAATTAATCCTCACCATTATCTTAATTTCCTACTTGATGCTCCAATAAGACCTAAAAGATGaaagaaattaaataataaacctaaaaaaggtCAAATTAAGATCCTATGATGTTTCACATGCCTATGTCGACCAAAATGAATGTGCACTACTTCAGTTTGTCCAGGGTGGGGAAAATCTCGGCCCTATTAAAATGACCCCAATGTGGCCTTGGAAAAGTCACCCTTTGATCCAGGAACTGTCGAAAAGTAGCACACTTGCATGAACAGGAGCTTTTGGTTATGAGTACAAGTTACGAGTATGAAAATAATATGGCTCATAGTTTCAGTTTTAATTGTCAAAAGTTGGTTTAGAATCATTCTTTAGAGGATATTGTGGATCTTTGTATTTCTAAGTTGCAAGCATTTTGTTTagtttctttaacaaatcctttCCCTTTtaacccccctttttttttcttgttagttGTCGCACTTCAATTTttacttacaattttttttttctgttgatacTGAATGCAATCAGTTCAAAGCTGATATCAATGACTTTTGGCCTTATATTAATCTATTGGTACTGAGGTTTGATTATATTCTATATTATTATGAATATGCCTTGGATGTTTCTTTCAGTTCACTTTTGTTTACCAGCTGCTGCATGTTACAGTCTTCGTTTGGGTTCTCTAGGTCTGTTGACTTCCTCAGGATCttgtataataaaaaattaatgttgACCAAATCTTTAGCTTTgaccatgtttgtgacagttgctGTGATGCCAACCTACTTGTGGCAGGATCTTGTGAGAGCGCGTGAGTCTTGATGATATTGACTGGCCCAATAAGTGCTGAGGACTTTATCCCCTTTTTCAACCCTTGATCTTGTTATCATGCTTCTTGTTAGCTTTGAAGAAACTTTTTGAAAAGGACCTGTTTGCGTTAATTGGATATGTCTGAAGACGATGGGTGGATATATTTGACAAGTAATTTGACTTCTTGAGTGGGTTTTGAGACTGGACAGCTGAAATTAGTTTCCACTTGGTTGCAACAGATGCAGGAAATTGGTtaaactaagtttttttatgtatTTGAAATGGATATACTGATAGGGAGAAGCAAGGATAAGTATTTTTCTGTAGATTCGTTCTAATAAGTGCAAGCATCAGGTGAAGCACCTTGCTTTCAAATGATAGCAACTGCATCTGGTTTTCTCATGAATGCATTTGGAAACCATGTGCTGTTGTCAAAAAAGTCTTTTTGTGCCAGAaacatacaaatacatatattttTCATTTTACTTGAGTAGGGTGCATGAACTTTTCTTGACGTTTTACATCTGAAGATTTCTAGGGTCTAGAGATCTTTTTGCAGCTACTCTGTTGAACATTTTTCGGGGAATTGGTTGTTAGATTAATTATGGTTTTTGAACATTGAGATTTTGGAAGAACGGCCAGGCAAATTGTATGATGGGCTGAGTAGTTTCCTAGTCCATTAATATTTCTATAGGCTGGTACCTCCCAGTTTGATGTGTGGTGTGTACGCAGGGGATGGGGTTTTTTTGCCTGATAAGCCACACTAACATCTTGAAGCCGTGGCATTTTGGGTTTTGCTGTCAAGGCTATTCCATGGAATTGTTCCGAGGTTTTATAGTGAATTCTttgatcttttttctttcttcagtATTAGGTTCTCCCTGCAATATTGCTTTGTTTACTGGCCCTAACGATTTATGAAGGACTGAATCCTTGGCTGACTTATTAGAGGTTATAGCTTTTGATATCTTTCTATTCTTTCGATATTAGCTTCTCTATCTACATAGGTTTACCTGCAGATGAGACGATGCTTGAGAATAATGATTCCAAGGTCGAGATGCTGAGATGCTTCCTAACTATTATTTGTTTCCGTGGATGAGGATGAGAGTGTGCCGTTGTTGGACAACTATTGTATCATCCTGTTGCTAGTCTGTGTGCTTTGGTCTCTGCTGCTGACTCTGCATGTGCTATCATTGGGACATGTCGTGTGTTGTGATGTTTGGTGTCATGTACCACCAACTTGACACCAAGCACCAGAGATGAGACCTTTGGCCAGAGCCTAGAGGTTTGGCCATGGGGATCATCATCATCTCATGTGCTATTGTATGCTAGTGCATCATGATTGATAAGATAAAGGGGAGGCTTCTCTGTGACCGACCTCTAGCTCGGAAACATCAGCTAATTTGTCTAATATCTGTACCCTTTCGTTTGTGATTCCTATCTTGTCACTCTTTTGATGCCCTTAGGCAAACTTCTGAATGTGCATTGTCTTGGCTTTCGTCTTCGTGCAGAAATTTAGAGAATGTTCACATCATTTTTTTTGTCGCCTTTGCTGTGCAACAGAAGCTGGGTGTGAAATGGTTGGTGCAGAGTAACATACGAGGACACCAGGTACTGCAGTATCTACTCTGTTGAAATTTATCTTTTAGCTGCACAATAAGACATGGGAAAAACTATTTCGTTttgcatttgttttttttttctctctattttttcctttattcctttttttttccttccctgATAGTTGTGTCAGTCTTCCTATTCGAAAGCAAGGTCAAGGTATACACGAGATTAGTTGACGTGAGTGGTGTGAAGTCTCCTGGAGTTGGAAGCATGCGGCTCACCTAACATGTGGTGGTGTCTCATGATGACCGATTTGCCTTGCCTGCCCACAGATTTCTTTAGCAAACTACCAAAGGATTCACTAACGTGTTAGGGACGTGACGCGATGCGGATGGGATCGTGTTTGTCATATCGTCAATGCTATTTTCCCGGGGCACTGTTCctgcttcctctttttctttcagaTATGGCCTACGGTATTCAAATCATATAGACATATGGTCAATTGTGTTTTCCCTAGAGATTACGTCTGCGTTACGTTCAATATATTGATGCCATGTCATGATGGGAGGTAACATTGGTTTTCGTATGGAGTCCGATCGTCCCTAATCCCTGGCCTGGGTGGCTTGGCATGTTTCATGGATGCCTGTTATAATTTGTATAAGAGTTCAATTGAAGTTTGTTCGATCAATTGAAGCCAATATTTAATAAACTGACTAGTCTATTTGATCAATCTGCAGGATTATCCAGCATTAGTTTTCTCTATTAGAGTAGtcccaaattattattattattatagtttgGGATTTGGATTCCATTGCGGTGGAAATTAGGTTGGTCATCCCTAATTGGGGGTGGCCACCTCTTGTAGGTGAAACAAGTAAGCTTCAGAGTTCTGTAGGTAGGTGGTTGGCCCCCACATTGTCTACATTGGATCCTGTAGATGATGGGAGATGGATAGAGCTGCTTGCGAAGTTAAGGTGACGCAACCTCGATTCATTCTCTtacataaagaagaaaaaaagaaagatatatagAGACTCGATTCCAACAAGGGAAGCAAGCCTGAAAGAATGTTATTTGTACTATATAATCAATGACACCGAGACAGGAATTAGCATACCCAGCGGTCACTACTATACcaaccgctgttgtttttgatagCTTTAGAGCATGACCATGAACCATTATTCCAATTATGGAGCCAATGCTGGCATCATCATGTCCAACATTTCAACCACCATTTTGAACAAAAGATCAGCAAtaatgtgaccttctaggcctttTACCGGTAAGTTCTTTATGAGATGGATATTACAATCCTTAGTGGTGGTCACACTAGTCATTATTACTTCTGAAAATCTTGTGCATTATCATGAACCTTTAATTATTGAGCCAAAGTTAGCACTATCTCTGAATCAGATCCATTATGATTCCACCTTAACTTAGAAAGGTTTGAGAGGCTTCGCTAGGTAGAGATATAGCTCGTCTACTCGGATAGCAAGTTCTTCTTTGTGATGTATCATAGTCCTCATGGATGATCATATCAATCATGAACAACTGTTGCTCATTGACGTCGATATCAATAACTTATCGTTCCTAAAATTGCTGGTGCAGGGTTCAACTTGTTGGCTTTTTTCAACATATACGAATTACTACTATTATAATTCTTCACCAAGTGTAGGGCTCTTGAAGATTAGAATGTAACATTCCATTTAGAAGAAACATCGTATCACTAGTTTTATAGAGTTGTTTTGGTTATTACGATGACCAACTTATACATGAGAACGCAATGGTTGGCATATATAAGCATCGCATCACTAGCATCATTCAGTTGCCATCTTAATCAAAGATCATCATCCGAGTCGAACATTCACGCCGGCTCACTTTCCTGGTTGAATTCTTGGTCTTTGTTTGACCACAAATCTATGCGATTTCGACACGTCTTCAAGATTTATTGGGAATCATGTCACATGACTCCCTTTCCCTTTGGCAATTGAAACAATAAACTACAGCCTCTACTTGGTTATTCtccatatctacatcgcatgtctcCTTTCAATGATTACCCTATTTCGTACAAGAAATCTTTACAAGAACTCAGGGAGAGAGCATGTAGGAAAGTGAGTTCAATTCGATGGTTTTTTCCAAAGCTATCTTTGTACATGGGTTAttaattattctttatttttattgttttccCTATTATGTAACTTTTGATGTTACGCTATATTCAATTGTCTCTTAGGAGGCCCCATCACCCTACGAGTCTTTAGACCGTGGAGCGTTTCGTTCTAAGATGGCTTGAAAGGAAAAAAGGAGTGTTGAATGATGCGTGCTTAGGCTGCAAGAAGCCAAAGGTTGGTGGAACGTCGCAATAGTGGAGGATAGAAAGTGACATTACTTTACTCCTTGCTCACTCCACCCACCATCTAATGCCATTCTCTCAGCTCCATACAATGAATGATCCATCACATATACGTATGAGCATAGAAGACGATGGATGGCAAACGTTAATCTCTCCATCGATTCccctcttctcttctttcccctTTCCTAGGCATTTTGACTTGACTCGAGAAATATTTATTTGTGACCTCAAACTGCGTAGTAAAAGCTTAATGGCCTCTTTTTTTGGTGCGTGGGGATTCTAAAACGGAAGCATGTGACTTTGTCGTCTCCCCAAGTTGTACGCTTCCACACTTgcacactccccccccccccccacctgcTAATCCTACTCGATTATTTGACTTCGTTTCAGGAACACATGACAAAACCTCCTTGTGCTGAATTAAATCTTCCGAATTAAGGTTTAAGGTGAATGACAATCATTTTAGCATAGGAGAATGAGAAGAAGAGTCAGCATGAGTCGTCCTAGTTCTTAACTCAGGCGTCCCTGTTGGTGCAGATTTAAGGTGCAAGTAAATAAATACTGGCAGAGAATCCAAACCCAACTTGCACTTCCTGCTACGTCTTCAATGTGTGGTAGGTGATGTCGTTGATGTCAGACCCACATAATTCATTGTCTCTTTGTTATTATACAGCTTGGAATTAATAGCTGCCTGTTTATCCAATTTAATTTGCTtgttttatcgttatcctcatttatAATTTCTCCTTGTTACTTTGGCCACAGGATAAGGCGTGTGAAATCTCATTTGTTTTCACACCCTTCCTCACGTAATCCCTCCCCATCGGTCTCATCTCTCCAATTAACTTGCTTTATTGTTTCCTTTAACTGTCAATCaggtgccctctctctctctctctctctctctctcatggaatCGCTTTCCGGTTCAATCTCGATGTCAAGAGGTTTGGAATTAGACCACCTTCCATGAATCTTCTTCTTTGGGATCGGCATTAATGGTACTGTTTAGTGTAGAGATCCAACATCAATGCCTCTTTGTTGACCATTTAATTTGGTACGGCCCCTTCGTTGGGAAGACCGAGTGGTAATTTTTGCTATGTATTGCATGACTTATTCTATGTAAGATCGTACCCCTTATCATCAATCGAAGGTTCACCGCACCactaccttcttttcttccttataTATTGACTCGCTTCCCTGCTGCCACGCCTTCTCTCTTCtcctgcatctctctctctctctctctccccatcaGCTGGTGTGAGTCTTGgataggaggaagaagaagatgacggcCAAGGACTGCGGTCAGCACGGGGAGTGTTGCGAGAGGCGGAAGCGCAACCGGCGCATCTTCGGATGCATCCTCGCTACCATAATTGTGATCCTCCTCATCATCCTGATCGTCTGGCTGGCGCTACGCCCCACCAAGCCCCGGTTCTACCTGCAGGACGCGGTGGTGCTGCAGTTCAACTACACCGGGCCGCCCAGCAACCTGCTCTCCACCGTCATCCAGGTGACCCTCTCCTCCCGCAACCCCAACGACCGCGTCGGCATCTACTACGACCGCCTCGACGTCTACGCCGCCTACAAGTACCAGCAGATCAGCGTCGCCTCCGCCCTTCCCCCGATGTACCAGGGCCACAACGACATCGACGTCTGGTCCCCCTACCTCTACGGCCCCGACGTCCCGGTGGCGCCGTACCTCTGCGACCCCCTCACCCAGGACGAGTCCtccggcttcctcctcctccacgtcAAGATCGACGGCCGCATCCGGTGGAAGGTCGGCTCCTGGATCTCCGGCCATTACCACCTCTTCGTCAGCTGCCCGGCCTTCCTCACCTTCCAGAACGGAAGATCGGGATCCGGCGCCACCGTCAAGTTCCAGCAGATGTCATCCTGCAGCGTCGAGGTTTAACAAGGAGCGGCCCAGGCAGATGTCATCCTGTTGCCGAGCTCCTCCACTTTCCATCTTTAGCTTCTCTTTTTTGGTTAGCGATGACGTACTCTGTTTCATGTGATCCAGTAGGCGGCCAGGctgtgtgatatatatatatatatagggctgAAGGAGGAGGGAGGGCAGAAATAAAAGAAAGACCAATATAAAATGATGTATTTGCAAGGCAATTGTTTATATTAATAatcttaattaatattattatcattattatgtgATCAATGTGTAACGTATTTTCTTGTAACAGTGATTATTATTATTCACGATGCATTTTCTTTCATTATCAAAGAGAAGCGCTCTTAAACGAAGCCCGTTCGCGTTCACTGCCAGCCCCTTTGACTTACCCCAATCCGACAATTAATAATGTTGATGGCATGCTTAACTAACTGTCAGAAGAGTAATTTCTAGAGTCGGTGTAGCACGTGACTCGTTGACGTCTCCTTGGCTCTGTACAAGCTTAATTGGTGCGTGGAAAACGTGGATTGCAAGGAAAGATACATCAAATCGAACAACGCTTCTTTCCATTGAGTACACTGAGCCATGCGCGAGAATCCCTCTTTCCAATTTCGATTTTAGTTTATCGAATTTGAAATTAAAACTGAATCCGTTTTGGACGATTTAGGTTTCGATCTAAGAATCAGTTGTTTTGATTTCGGTTTAAAATTAGAACCGGTTCCGAATCAATTTGATTTTAATTGTGGTTTGGTTTAAATCGATGGTCGGATCTATGTGTGAGTAAA
Coding sequences:
- the LOC103997402 gene encoding NDR1/HIN1-like protein 10; protein product: MISTASGPKTVVTGYPAATAGSSYPYPAPPPASYYPNGHPPPPPPQPLYYPAAYPAAAPPPRYNTAFLRRLLSIAVALFLLFGLITLIVWLVLRPRLPEFTVSSATVSGFNLSTSQQLLSADFDLNLTVHNPNSKMGIYYDHVAAAVLYGSDPLSETSLAPFYQAKGATTALRARLVAVGMYVDSNVVKGINSDRGRGDGAVRFQARVSAWVRFKPGAWKTRWHTMRVYCDDVPIGLRNGTTAATTGYLVGSTPKKCVVNL
- the LOC103997401 gene encoding NDR1/HIN1-like protein 1, with protein sequence MTAKDCGQHGECCERRKRNRRIFGCILATIIVILLIILIVWLALRPTKPRFYLQDAVVLQFNYTGPPSNLLSTVIQVTLSSRNPNDRVGIYYDRLDVYAAYKYQQISVASALPPMYQGHNDIDVWSPYLYGPDVPVAPYLCDPLTQDESSGFLLLHVKIDGRIRWKVGSWISGHYHLFVSCPAFLTFQNGRSGSGATVKFQQMSSCSVEV